The Mycolicibacterium cosmeticum sequence GCGACGGTGGACGGATTCAGCGTGGCGGTCGAACAGATCGAGCGGATGGACGCCGCGACCCTGATCGACCGGGTGTGCGCCGTGGTGCGCAGCGCCCGCCCCAGCCCCGACGTCGTGTTCGTCCTGGGCTCCGAGGATGCCGACGAGCTCGTTGAGGCCCTGCAGCAGGAGACGGACCGGCCGGTGGTCACCGCCACCGAGGCCGACTTCGCGCTGACCCGGGGCGCCGCGCTGGCCTCGGCCTATGCCGCGAGCCTGCCTCAGGCGCAGCCGCGCGCGCCGCGGTTCACACCGGTACGGCTGCTGGCCTCGGCGTTGGGCGTCGCAAGCGTGGCGTTCGTGGTGGCGGTGTCGGTCGTCATCGGATCACAAGGGTTGCCGGAGCGCAGCGAGCGCACGACCGAGCCCGTCGCCGCGTCGGCGCCGATCGCCCGTCCGGCACCGCCACCGCCGAATGTCGAGACCGTCCGCGCGCTGGCACGCAAACCGTTTGCGTTGATGAATGTGCCTGCTCCGCAAGCACCTCCACCGGCGTCGGCACCCGCACCCGCCGCGCCGCCCGCACCCGAGCCCGCCGCGCCGGCCAACGTGTCACCGGCCCCGCCGGTCTATGTTCCGCCGGCGGCCCCGCCGCCCCAGCCGCGGCTGCGTGACCGGATCTTGGACAAGATCCCGATCATCGGCCGGTTCCGCTGACACTCAGCGGTGCGTCAGTCCGCCATCCACGGGGTATTGGCTGGCGGTCACATAGCTCGCGTCGTCGGAGAGCAGGAACAGCGCCACCGCCGCGGCCTCGTCGGCGCTGCCGACCCTGCCCAGCGGAACCCGGCTGACCACGCCGGCCTCGAACGTCGAACGGGTCGTGTCGTCCATGAAGCTGCGAAAGTCCGTGCTGATCGCGCCCGGCACCAGCGTGTTGACCCGGATGCCGCGCGGCGCCAACTCGGCGGCCCAACTCCGTGCCGCGGCGATCAGGGCCGCCTTGGTGGCGGCGTAGACCGCGGTGCGCGGTGCGCCCTCGTAGGTAGAGGTTGACGACGTGACCACTACGGAGGCTCCCTCGGCCAAGTGGTCGGACACGGCGCCCAATTGCAGCAGGGGACCGCGGACATTGGTTGCCATCATGGCGTCGAAGAGCTCGGCGTCGGTGTCGGCGATAGGGGCGATATCGGCGTACCCGGCGTTGAGCCACAGTCCGTCGATGCCGCGGCCGGCGTTGGCTTGCGCGAGCGCGCTTCCGGCCTCCGGCGTGGAAGCGTCGTTGAGAATGACGGTCGCGGAACCGATTTCACTCTGCGCTTGAGCGATTCGTGCCGGGTTGGTGCCGGTGAGCAGCAGATCGGCGCCCTCGTCGGCCAGGCGGCGGGCGCCGGCCAAACCGATGCCGCTGGTCGCGCCGGTGATCACGATGCGCTTTCCGTGGAATCGAGGTGTCATGTCGCCGACGCTACGACCTAGAGTTGACTCTAGGTCAAGTGCTGGAGGTGAGACGGATGACCGGCTACACCATCGGCGAGGTCGCCGAGGCGATCGGGCTCAGCGTGCACGCATTGCGGTTCTACGAGCGTGAAGGTCTGCTCATCGAGCCGGTGGAACGCACCACGAGCGGACGGCGCCGGTACAGCCAGACGAACGTCGACTGGCTACGCATCTGCACGCGGCTGCGCGAATCGCAGATGCCACTCGCCGACCTGAAACGATTCGCCGCCTTGGTGCGCAAGGGGCCGGGCAACGAGTCCGAACGCCTGGCCCTGCTCGATGCGCATCGCGCCCGGGTCGACGCCCAGATGCAGGCGTTGGAGCAGGCGCGCGACATCATCACGTGGAAGACCCAGATCTACGAAACAAAGCTGCGCGACGGCGACGCCGAAGGCCTGTGGGATCCGACGGCCGCGTCGTAGCAATCAGACCTTGGGCAGCCAGCAAGACCGTGCCGGTCGCTTTCCTCGAAACACGCGATGGTCGACATCATCAGACTTCGACGGGTTGGCCGGCACAGGATTTCGTGGGTAGCGACCCTAGCCATTCGTCACGCGTTCGAAGATGATCTCGATGGACGTGCCGTCGGGGCGGGTGAAGTGTTCGGTCATGCGATCACCGTCGACAGTGATGCGCAGCTCCTTTGTCGTTCGCACGTTTCCAACCCAATTGGGGAACGTCGCGCCTTCCACTCGGTTGCCACTGAATTCGCCGTTCTCGTCGACGGTATACGTGCCGAACATACCGATGCTGCCCGCCATGGCGGCCCGATTCTCGGCATCGGTGCCTTCGCCTCGCGCGTTGGAAGCGAAAGGGGCCACCGTGGAGTCGGTGAGGACCTCGACGTAGTGCATTTCCGGAGTGAACGTGAGTAATCCGCTCGGCCGGTCGCCGTACGCCGGAACGGAGTTCCCATCTCGCTCGATCGACGCCGAGACCATTCGCCACGTTCCGACCACTTGATTCGGCGGTGCGGAGGGAACTGAGCAGCTCGACAACATGATTGCCGACCACACCGCGAGGGCGGCGCAGCGCGCGATCATGGAGGTTCTGCTTCCCGGGCTTTCGGTCGTGCCGTTGGTGACAAGATGCGTTCCACCGTCCGATCACTCAACAGAAGTCGGACCGTGAGCAATCAGCCGATCACGCTGGCCCCCAACGTCTTCCGTCAGCAGCGTAGGGCGCTCGGAGACTTCGCGGACGCGGTGATTACTGCATCGGTCGTGTCGGCTGCAAAATCGTGGCAGCCAGAGCTTCCGTGCGCAGATTCTCGAATCGCCGGTAGTCCGGGTCGTTGATCATCTGGACGAAGTGTTTTCGGCTCGGATAGCTCACCACGACCACCATGTCCCAGTCCGGTCCGCCGGTGGTGACCACCGGGGGATCGCCGACGCCCGCGTAGACGATCGTGACGCCGTAGCGTTCTCCGACGCCGGTGCTGTTGAACTGCTGTATGTACTGCATGTACTTGTCAGCGCCGCCGGGGACGAAGCGCAGGAGATTCAACATCACCACCGGACCGTCGGGGTCGGCGGCGACGAAGCGCTCCAGCGTTGCCGGCTCGAGTGTTGTCATGAACGGCTCCCTACTTACTTGCTATACAACACGCAACTCTAGCAGCGATATGGATGTACCGAGAGGTGGAAACATGGCCGGCATGGCTGAAGCGATGCATGTGCGGCGCACGCAGGCGCAACGACGTGCCACCACCCGGCAACGTGTTCTCGATGCGGCAACGGGCCTGGTCGCGACGCAGGGAGTTCGCGCAGTGTCACTCGCAGCGGTCGGCGAGGCCGCCGGTTACAGCCGCGGCATCGTCAACCATCACTTCGGCACCAAGGTCGGCTTGCTGAAAGCGCTGATCGAGCACGTCGCGCAGTTCGAGGCACCCGCTGACGCGCCCACCGGACTGGGTCGGCTACTGCAGTTCGTGCAGGCATACCTGGGGGGAATGCGAGAGCGCTCGCCCCGCTCCGAGGCCTTTCTACTGCTATGGGCCGAATCGGCGGGCATGGAGCCTTCTTTGGCGCCGTTGTTCGCGGAACGCGACGCGTGGTTCCAGGGTGCGCTGGCACAACAGATCAGGGAGGGCGTGCTCGATGGTTCGATTCGCGGTGACGTACATCCGGAGGTGGCCGCGCTGGCAATCATCGGCCAGCTGCGCGGCACCGCGATGCTGGCCTTTGCCTCCGCTCGGGATGTTCCGGCCTCCGAACTCACCGCCGAGGTGGTCCGATTGGTCGAGCATGGTCTCGGCCGTATCCCATCACAGCGCTGATGCCGACATGGCATGTCGGTCGCATTGGGAAGGACCAGGCCGATGACGATGTCCGGCAAGTCGCTACCGGGACAGTAGTAGGCGTTGTACCTTCGGCCCGTGGAGATCCTGCGTACCCCAGACGACCGCTTCACCGATCTGCCGGGCTACGACTTCGAGCCGCACTACGTCGAGGTCACCGGTGCCGACGACACCCCGGTACGCATGCACTACGTCGACGAAGGCTCGCCCGACGGGCCGGTCGTTCTGCTGCTGCACGGCGAGCCCAGCTGGTGTTATCTCTACCGGCACATGGTGCCGGTCCTGGTGGATGCCGGGCTACGCGCCGTCGCCATCGACCTGGTGGGCTTCGGTCGCAGCGACAAGCCATCACGGCGTACCGATTACACGTACCAGGCGCACGTGGACTGGGTGCGGGCCGCCATCGACGGGATCGGCCTCGCCGATATCACCCTGGTGTGTCAGGACTGGGGCGGGCTGATCGGGCTGCGTCTCGTCGGGGAAGAGCCCGATCGGTTCAGCCGCGTGGTGGCCGCCAATACGTTCCTGCCGACCGGCGATCGACCGCCGGGTAAGGCGTTCCTGGCCTGGCAGCAGTTCAGCCAGCAGACGCCGGTGTTCGATGCCGGCGCCATCGTCAACGGCGGCTGCACCTCCGCCTTGTCCGAGGACGTCATCGCCGCCTACAACGCACCGTTTCCTGACGAGTCGTTCAAGGAAGGCGCCCGCCAGTTCCCCACGCTGGTGCCGACCAGCCCGGACGACCCCGCCACCCCGGCCAACCGGGCGGCCTGGGAATCGTTGGGGCGCTTCGAGAAGCCCTTCCTGTGCGCGTTCTCCGACTCCGACCCGATAACCCGCGGCGGTGATCGGGTGCTCGCAGCGCACGTTCCCGGCGCTCGCGACCACGAACCCGTCACCATCAACGATGCCGGACACTTCCTGCAGGAAGACAAGGGCGCCGAGCTCGCCGCGGTCGTGGTGGGCTTCATCGAACGCACAACGTGACCGCCGGGGCCAGCATGGGTTCAGCGATTTGCCAGGTGGCAGTGGCCTTTTCGTGATCGCAGGGCACACTTGCACCGAACCCTGACCGGGCACATAGCTTGTCCTTAAGGTCGGTAGCGAGACTAACTTTCAGACGTCCCTCGACGGCGTCGAGTCTGAAAGGAACCCTCCGACATGAGATTTGCGAAAGTCGTTTCTGCAGTAGGGATTACTGGAGCGCTCGCGATGGGCGTCGGCGCCGGTGTCGCCAACGCCGACCCGTACTGGGGGCCGCGCGAACCGCACGGTCCCGGCTGGAACCGAGGACCCGGACCCGCGGACTGGCATCACCCCGAGTGGGTCGGCTGGAACGACGGATACCCGGCGCCGGGCTGGCGGCCACCGGAGGGTTGGGAACCGCCCGTGGACTGGAACAACCCGGGTGGTTGGGCTCCGCCGGCTGATTTCCACATGCGCTGCGGCGGTCCGCTGTGGAATCTGTTCCACCCGATCCCGTGCTGGTGACCCCTCAGACCTGCTCCCTGTTCTGCCGCTCGCCGTCCGGCGGGCGGCAGAACGCGGGCGCTTGTGCTGTGGACGCACTCGACATCAGTCTGTCCGGGGCCGATCTGATGAACGCGTTCACGCGTCGAGTCGCGCACCAATTCCAGAAAGCGATATCACATGCGATATCGCTTTCTGAACACGAATACCTGCCCCTTGCGGTAGCCGGTGAGGCCGGTGCGGCTGCAGCGTCCCGAGCCACAGACCCGGCCTACCCCTCGGCCGCCACCAGCGAGCGCAGCTTCACCGACGGGTTGTCCCGCTGGAAGCCTTCCAACCGCCACTTGGTGGAGAACAGCACCAGCAGCACGCCGTCGGTCCGGGTCAACACCTCCGAGGACACCTGCTTGCTCATGAACTCCAGATCCGCGGGATCCAGCACCCGAGCCACCTGATAAGGCAAGGGCTCCAAGGTGATCGGTGCGCCGATCTCGGTGGCCATCCGGTGGGTGGCGACCTCGAACTGCATCGGCCCGACGGCGGCCAGCACGGGCGCCTGCTCGCCGCGGCGGTCGGAACGCAGCACCTGCACCACGCCCTCCTGCTCCAGCTGCTCTATACCCTTGCGGAACTGCTTGTGCTTACTGGGGTCCTTACCGCGGGCCACCGAGAAGAACTCCGGAGAGAAGCTCGGAATCGGCGGATACTGCACCGGCACATCGACATACAGCGTGTCCCCCGGCCGCAGCGCCTGAGCGTTGGCCAACCCGATCACATCACCCGGCCACGCGTTCTCCAGCGTGGAACGCTGCTGGCCGAACACCGACTGCGCGTACTTGGTGACGAACGGCTTGCCGGTCCCGGCGTGGGTCAGCACCTCACCCCGCTCGAACGAGCCCGAACACACCCGCGCGTAGGCGATCCGGTCGCGATGCGACGAGTCCATCCCGGCCTGCACCTTGAACACGAACGCGCTGAACGGCGCATCCACCGGCCGGCGCACACCGTCCACATCCACCGCGCCACTGGGCGGGGGCGCCAACTCGACCAGAACGTCCAGCAGCTGGTTCACCCCGAAGTTCAGCGCCGCCGAGGTGAACAACACCGGCGAGGACTCGCCACCGAGGAACGTCTCGCGGTCGTAATCCGAGCCGTCCGCGGACAGCAGCTCGGACTCCTCCACCGCGGTATCCCAGTCATCCCCGGCCGCGTCGTGCGCATCGGCGGCCGCGATGTGCTCCTCCGGTGCCGCGGTCGCGCCACCGGCGGTACGGGTGAACCGGATGAACTTGTTCGCCCGGCGGTCCATCACCCCCTTGAAATCACCGGCGATGCCGACCGGCCACGTCAGGGGAGTGGTGCGCAGCCCGATGCGCTCGTGGATCTCGTCCATCAACTCCAGGGCATGCCGGCCGGGCCGGTCCCACTTATTGATCACCGTGATGATCGGGATGCCGCGGTGCTTACACACCTGGAACAGCTTCAGCGTCTGCGGCTCAAGACCTTTCGCCGCGTCGATCAGCATCACCGCGGCGTCCACGGCCGTCAACACCCGGTAGGTGTCCTCCGAGAAGTCCGCGTGACCCGGCGTATCCAGCAGGTTGATCACGCAATCGCGATACGGGAACTGCAGCGCCGTCGAGGTGATGGAGATACCGCGCGCCTTCTCCATCTCCATCCAGTCCGACACGGTGGACCGGCGCCCCGCCTTGCCGTGGATCGCCCCGGCTTCGGTGATCACCCGGGCGTGCAGCGCCAGGGCCTCGGTCAGCGTCGACTTACCCGCGTCGGGGTGGCTGATGACGGCAAAGGTGCGGCGACGGGCCGCCTCGGCGGCGACGCGGCCGGCGGTACGGGTGTCCAGGGCGTTCTCGGTCATATCGCCCTCGATGGTATTTGCCCAGCAAGCGAATCAATAATCGGGCGGCCCCACGCGGTTAGCTGAATCACCGGATCGGTGCACAACGACGGCGCGTTCTGTCACCATACTGACGTGAAGAAACGGCGTTGGCGGATTCTGCTGGGTTTGCTGATCGTGTTGGTGATCGCCGCGGTGGCGGCGGCGCCGTGGGCCTTCCGGAACTATGTCGAAGGCGCCCCCGAACCCACCTTGGCGCTGCCGCCCGGCGCCCGGCCCGCCGGCACCGACGTCAACGGCTCCTGGACCGTGCAGCCCGGCTCGCAGGCCGGCTACCGCGCCGAGCAGAAGCTGCTGTGGCAGACGGTGGACGTCAACGGCCGCACCTCCGATGTCACCGGTCACGCCGAGGTGACCGAATCCCGGTTGGTGTGGGCCGAATTCACGGTCGACGTGGCCTCCATCGCGTCGGCGCACCACGGCCGCGACGACCGATTCCGCGGCCCCGACGTGATGGACACCGCGACGTATCCCACCGCTCAGGTCACCGTCAGCGCACCCGTCGACCTCACCTCTGTTCCCGACGACGGACGTGCGGTCGAGGTCGAGGTGCCCATCCACCTGACCCTGCACGGTGTCAGCCGCCCGGCGTCCGCGCACACCACCATCGCCCGCAACGGGGACCGGGTCGACGTTGCCGGAGCCATCCCGGTCCGCTTCTACGACTACAACGTGTCCCCGCCGAAGCCGTTCGCGTCACTGCTGGCGGTGCAGCCGGTCGCGACCATCGAGTTCCTGGTGCATCTCGCCAAGGGCTGACGCTAGAACCGCAGCCAACCCCGCTTGGCCGCCTTGTGTCGCTGCGCGTACGGCCACGGATTGTGCCGTTCGGGTACTGCCGCCGCGCGCACCTCTTTGAGTTGCGTGCGCAGGAAGCGTCGCACCTCGTCCAACGCCGGGTCCTCCCAGCGGTTGACGGCCTCGATCGGATCATCGGTCAGGTCGTAGAGCTCCCACTGATCGTCGAGCACATCGCTGCGGTACCGCTCGCCGCCGCGTCCGCTGTATGCCAGCTGTCGCACCCCGGGCTCGGTCCAGGTGCCCGGATCGTCGAACGTGCGCACCAGCTTCCACAACCGCCCGTCATACCGGCGGACCAGGCCCTCGAAATTTCCCGCCACGTGGGTGGGCACTCGAATCCGCAGCGGCGCAGGGGGATTGGCCAGCGCGCCGATCGCCCGCGCGGCCGCCGACGCCCCGGTATCGCCCTCCAGTACGTTGTCGCGGGTCAACAGGTACACCGACCGGTCATCGTCGGCGCGGCCGCCGTCCACCACGGGCACCAGGTCGCACCCGGGCAGCGGATGCACCTCGCTGAACGTCTCGGCCAATACCTCCGCGACGGCGGGCACATCGACACCGGCCGCGCCCAGCAGCGTCGGCACCAGGTCCACATGCGATGTCGGCGCCTCGACGGTGCGCGCCGCCGTCGCACCCGCACCGATACGCGCGACCACGAACGGCACCCGGGTGGCCTCGTCGTACAGGTTGAACCACTTCTGGTGCAGCCCGCCGTGGGCGCCCAGCAGGTCACCGTGATCCGAGGTGCGCACCAGCACCGCATCGGCCGAGCCCTCGGTGACCGCACGGCGCACCCGGTCCAGCGGGCCGTCCACCTCGGCGTGCAGCCGGTAGTACAGATCGCGGTACTGCTGCGCCTGACGCCGATAGGTCCGCTCGATGGCCCCGGCCGGCCCGTACCCGGAGTAGTAGGCCTCCCGGAACGCGGCCTGCGCGGCCGGCTTGGACCGCAGATCCTCCTCGGCCGTCGGGGCGGGCGGCACCGGCGGCGGATCCAGCGGTGACGGCCGCACCGGTGACCGGCGTGCCCACGCCGGAAACAGCACGATGTCATGCGGATTGACGAAACTCGCCACCAGCAGGAACGGCTTCAGCGCCGCCGCGTCACCGGCGCGGCGACGGGCGTACCGGTCGTCCAGCCAGGCCACGATCCGGTCGGCGAACAGCGGGTCCCGCCGAAAACCGCTGTTCGCCAGGCCCGCCCCGTGCGGTTCCGGGCCCACCCAACCGGAAAAGCCGTACGGTCCCAGCGGATCGGCGTCCAGGTAGCGCTGGACCGCCGCGGGGTCGACGACGCCGGCATCGTCGTTGGTGGCCAAGGGTTTTCCGGTTTTCGGGTCGGTCAGGTCGGCATGCGAGATATGCCATTTGCCGTCGTAATGGGTGTCATAGCCGGCGGCGCGAAACCAGTTGCCCAACGTCGGCACCTCACCGCGACGCAGCCAGCGCAGCCGCGAGTCGTCGTACCGCTTGCCGATGCCGTCGGTCTGGGTGACCCCGTGCAGATCCGGGTACTGCCCGGTGAACAGGGTGGGCCGGCTCGGCACACAGGCCAGCGACCCGGTGTAGTGCCGGGTGAACCGCACCCCGTGCTCGTCGAACCAGCGCCACCCGGCCAGCGTGCGGTGCCGCCACTGCCGCAACGCTTCGGTCTCGTACGGCGGCGCGGCGCGTTCCTCGTCGGTCATCAGGATCACGATGTCGGGTCGGCCGGTGCTCATCTGTGCATCTCACACCGTGCGCCCAGCCTGGTGGGGGAGAATTGCCGGATGTCGACACCGCCGCCCGACGCGGCGACCCGACGGATCCCTCGTCAGCCCCGCCCGGAGGGGCCGACGCAGCGGATTCCGCGGCCCGACCCGCCCACCGAACGGCTGCGCGCCCCGGAACCCGCGACCGAGAAATTCGCCCGGCCCAGCACGCCGCCCCCGGCGAAGAAACGCAACACGCAGACCATCGTCCTGGTCGCCGTCATCGTGATCGCCGTGCTGGTCGGCAGCCTGGCCGGCGCCGAACTGTACGCCCGGTACAAGGCGGCCGACGTGCTGTCCGACATCACCGACTGCCTGGTGCAGGACGGTGCCGACGTGTCCTTCTCGGTGAACCCGCCGTTCCTGTGGCAATACCTGTCCGGCGACTACACCAACATCTCGGTGGCCACCGCCGGCAACCGGGTGCAGGAGGCCAAGGGCATGACCGCCGACGTCACGCTCAGCGATATCACGCTCAAGGACGCCGACGATTCCAAGGGCACCATCGGCGCACTCGACGCGACGCTGTCCTGGACGTCGGCGGGCATCAAGGAGACCGTGGCCGAGAACCTCCCGGTGGTCGGCAGCCTGGTGACGGCGGTTCGTACCGATGCGGGCGCCGGAACGCTGATCCTGGAAGCCGCCGGCGGCACCACCGTCACCGCGCAGCCGGTGGTTGCCGACGGCAAGCTCAACCTGAACGTCACCGACGTCACCGGCCCGTTCGCCAAGGACACCGTGCAGTCGGCCCTCGACGAGTTGACCACCAAGCTCAACGACAACTACCCGCTGGGCATCAAGGCCGACAGTGTGAAGGTGACGAGCACGGGGGTGGTCGGCACGTTCTCCAGCCGCAACGCGACCATCCCGTCCGGGCAGAGCAATCCCTGTTTCGCCGACCTGTAGGACCGGCTAGAGGATGCCGAGGATGTCGTTCTTCAACGCCTCGGCCTCGGTGCCGAACACCGCCTGCACACCGTTACCCACCTCGATGACCCCTGCCGCACCAAGGCTTTTCAGCCGCGCCTGATCGACCTTGGCCGGGTCGGCCACCTCCATCCGCAGCCGGGTGATGCAGGCGTCGACGTTCACCAGGTTCTCCCGGCCGCCGAAGGCGGCGATCACCTGCTCGGCTTTCGAATCGGGCCGAGCATCAGGGCGAGCGTCACCCCCCGCGTCCGTCACGACGGCGGTCGCCGATTCGGCACCCTCACCGAGGTTGGCCTGCTCCTCGGCCTCGAACTCGGCCTCCGGTTCGCGGCCCGGCGTGCGCATGTTCCACCGCGTGATGGCGAACCGGAACAGCAGGTAGTAGACGAAGAAGAACACCACGCCCATGCCGATGAGCAGTGGGATGTTCTTGGCCGCCGGGGCGGTCCCGTAGAGCAGCAGGTCGATCAACCCGGCCGAGAACGAGAAACCCAGATGGATGTCGAGCAGGTAGGCGATGGCCAGCGACAGGCCGGTCAACACGGCGTGCACGACGTACAGCGGGAACGCCACGAACATGAACGCGAACTCCAGCGGTTCCGTCACGCCGGTGAGGAAGGCCGTCAGCGCCGCGGCGGACAGGATGCCGACGGCCACCTTGCGCTGTTTCTTGTTGGCGACGTGGATCATCGCCAGTGCCGCGGCCGGCAACCCGAACATCAGGATCGGGTAGAACCCGGAGGTGAGGATGCCCGCACTCGGGTCGCCGGCGGCGAACCGGGTCAGCTCGCCGGTCACGGTGTTGCCATCCGGTGTCTGGTAGTCGCCGTAGAGGAACCACACATACGAGTTCGGGATGTGGTGCAGGCCCAGCGGGATCAGCATGCGGTTGGCGAAGCCGTACACGAACGCACCGAACGCGCCGGCGCCACCGATGAACTTGCCCAGCCCGGTCAGCCCCGCGTCGAACAGTGGATAGAAGTAACTCAGGCCGAAACCGATGAACAACGACGCCAGCGA is a genomic window containing:
- a CDS encoding SDR family oxidoreductase; the protein is MTPRFHGKRIVITGATSGIGLAGARRLADEGADLLLTGTNPARIAQAQSEIGSATVILNDASTPEAGSALAQANAGRGIDGLWLNAGYADIAPIADTDAELFDAMMATNVRGPLLQLGAVSDHLAEGASVVVTSSTSTYEGAPRTAVYAATKAALIAAARSWAAELAPRGIRVNTLVPGAISTDFRSFMDDTTRSTFEAGVVSRVPLGRVGSADEAAAVALFLLSDDASYVTASQYPVDGGLTHR
- a CDS encoding DUF1330 domain-containing protein, translating into MTTLEPATLERFVAADPDGPVVMLNLLRFVPGGADKYMQYIQQFNSTGVGERYGVTIVYAGVGDPPVVTTGGPDWDMVVVVSYPSRKHFVQMINDPDYRRFENLRTEALAATILQPTRPMQ
- a CDS encoding lipocalin-like domain-containing protein; this encodes MIARCAALAVWSAIMLSSCSVPSAPPNQVVGTWRMVSASIERDGNSVPAYGDRPSGLLTFTPEMHYVEVLTDSTVAPFASNARGEGTDAENRAAMAGSIGMFGTYTVDENGEFSGNRVEGATFPNWVGNVRTTKELRITVDGDRMTEHFTRPDGTSIEIIFERVTNG
- a CDS encoding peptide chain release factor 3, whose product is MTENALDTRTAGRVAAEAARRRTFAVISHPDAGKSTLTEALALHARVITEAGAIHGKAGRRSTVSDWMEMEKARGISITSTALQFPYRDCVINLLDTPGHADFSEDTYRVLTAVDAAVMLIDAAKGLEPQTLKLFQVCKHRGIPIITVINKWDRPGRHALELMDEIHERIGLRTTPLTWPVGIAGDFKGVMDRRANKFIRFTRTAGGATAAPEEHIAAADAHDAAGDDWDTAVEESELLSADGSDYDRETFLGGESSPVLFTSAALNFGVNQLLDVLVELAPPPSGAVDVDGVRRPVDAPFSAFVFKVQAGMDSSHRDRIAYARVCSGSFERGEVLTHAGTGKPFVTKYAQSVFGQQRSTLENAWPGDVIGLANAQALRPGDTLYVDVPVQYPPIPSFSPEFFSVARGKDPSKHKQFRKGIEQLEQEGVVQVLRSDRRGEQAPVLAAVGPMQFEVATHRMATEIGAPITLEPLPYQVARVLDPADLEFMSKQVSSEVLTRTDGVLLVLFSTKWRLEGFQRDNPSVKLRSLVAAEG
- a CDS encoding MerR family transcriptional regulator, whose protein sequence is MTGYTIGEVAEAIGLSVHALRFYEREGLLIEPVERTTSGRRRYSQTNVDWLRICTRLRESQMPLADLKRFAALVRKGPGNESERLALLDAHRARVDAQMQALEQARDIITWKTQIYETKLRDGDAEGLWDPTAAS
- a CDS encoding sulfatase-like hydrolase/transferase; amino-acid sequence: MSTGRPDIVILMTDEERAAPPYETEALRQWRHRTLAGWRWFDEHGVRFTRHYTGSLACVPSRPTLFTGQYPDLHGVTQTDGIGKRYDDSRLRWLRRGEVPTLGNWFRAAGYDTHYDGKWHISHADLTDPKTGKPLATNDDAGVVDPAAVQRYLDADPLGPYGFSGWVGPEPHGAGLANSGFRRDPLFADRIVAWLDDRYARRRAGDAAALKPFLLVASFVNPHDIVLFPAWARRSPVRPSPLDPPPVPPAPTAEEDLRSKPAAQAAFREAYYSGYGPAGAIERTYRRQAQQYRDLYYRLHAEVDGPLDRVRRAVTEGSADAVLVRTSDHGDLLGAHGGLHQKWFNLYDEATRVPFVVARIGAGATAARTVEAPTSHVDLVPTLLGAAGVDVPAVAEVLAETFSEVHPLPGCDLVPVVDGGRADDDRSVYLLTRDNVLEGDTGASAAARAIGALANPPAPLRIRVPTHVAGNFEGLVRRYDGRLWKLVRTFDDPGTWTEPGVRQLAYSGRGGERYRSDVLDDQWELYDLTDDPIEAVNRWEDPALDEVRRFLRTQLKEVRAAAVPERHNPWPYAQRHKAAKRGWLRF
- a CDS encoding LmeA family phospholipid-binding protein → MSTPPPDAATRRIPRQPRPEGPTQRIPRPDPPTERLRAPEPATEKFARPSTPPPAKKRNTQTIVLVAVIVIAVLVGSLAGAELYARYKAADVLSDITDCLVQDGADVSFSVNPPFLWQYLSGDYTNISVATAGNRVQEAKGMTADVTLSDITLKDADDSKGTIGALDATLSWTSAGIKETVAENLPVVGSLVTAVRTDAGAGTLILEAAGGTTVTAQPVVADGKLNLNVTDVTGPFAKDTVQSALDELTTKLNDNYPLGIKADSVKVTSTGVVGTFSSRNATIPSGQSNPCFADL
- a CDS encoding YceI family protein — encoded protein: MKKRRWRILLGLLIVLVIAAVAAAPWAFRNYVEGAPEPTLALPPGARPAGTDVNGSWTVQPGSQAGYRAEQKLLWQTVDVNGRTSDVTGHAEVTESRLVWAEFTVDVASIASAHHGRDDRFRGPDVMDTATYPTAQVTVSAPVDLTSVPDDGRAVEVEVPIHLTLHGVSRPASAHTTIARNGDRVDVAGAIPVRFYDYNVSPPKPFASLLAVQPVATIEFLVHLAKG
- a CDS encoding haloalkane dehalogenase → MEILRTPDDRFTDLPGYDFEPHYVEVTGADDTPVRMHYVDEGSPDGPVVLLLHGEPSWCYLYRHMVPVLVDAGLRAVAIDLVGFGRSDKPSRRTDYTYQAHVDWVRAAIDGIGLADITLVCQDWGGLIGLRLVGEEPDRFSRVVAANTFLPTGDRPPGKAFLAWQQFSQQTPVFDAGAIVNGGCTSALSEDVIAAYNAPFPDESFKEGARQFPTLVPTSPDDPATPANRAAWESLGRFEKPFLCAFSDSDPITRGGDRVLAAHVPGARDHEPVTINDAGHFLQEDKGAELAAVVVGFIERTT
- a CDS encoding TetR/AcrR family transcriptional regulator gives rise to the protein MAGMAEAMHVRRTQAQRRATTRQRVLDAATGLVATQGVRAVSLAAVGEAAGYSRGIVNHHFGTKVGLLKALIEHVAQFEAPADAPTGLGRLLQFVQAYLGGMRERSPRSEAFLLLWAESAGMEPSLAPLFAERDAWFQGALAQQIREGVLDGSIRGDVHPEVAALAIIGQLRGTAMLAFASARDVPASELTAEVVRLVEHGLGRIPSQR
- a CDS encoding DUF7159 family protein, which codes for MSLVLGLSVTTRDVRGELVDGATGQGEHLDRIVLDAADVEDYLATLPADEDLHAVGLTWTPDAESAAIKVREALDVYGGGARVVAVREVEATEALARGIAEMTGHDFLVVCIVEPDSAMVATVDGFSVAVEQIERMDAATLIDRVCAVVRSARPSPDVVFVLGSEDADELVEALQQETDRPVVTATEADFALTRGAALASAYAASLPQAQPRAPRFTPVRLLASALGVASVAFVVAVSVVIGSQGLPERSERTTEPVAASAPIARPAPPPPNVETVRALARKPFALMNVPAPQAPPPASAPAPAAPPAPEPAAPANVSPAPPVYVPPAAPPPQPRLRDRILDKIPIIGRFR